In Streptosporangiales bacterium, one genomic interval encodes:
- a CDS encoding ABC transporter permease encodes MVSQVLGEAGIGVALIVLTLFFLLFAEHFGTTQNLRDIMTQITLNTILAVGMTFVILVGGIDLSVGSVIALCAVVSGTVITSGLPPGAAVVLGVVLSLVIGGIVGFVNGFVTEFWKVPSFIITLGMLYVARGAAQEFTDGQTIYDLPPGLTRFGITTFAGLPAVFVVALLLVVIAWFVLSRTVFGRMVYAIGNNEEAVRLSGHRTSVVKVVCFVIGGASVGIAAIIYQARLGVASPILGNGYELNAIAAVVIGGASLTGGRGSVVGTLLGACLLGVLTNGLLLMGVSDFQRTMITGGVIILAVVLDAYRRNLSVRLSAT; translated from the coding sequence GTGGTCAGCCAGGTGCTCGGCGAGGCCGGCATCGGCGTCGCCCTCATCGTGCTGACGTTGTTCTTCCTGCTGTTCGCCGAGCACTTCGGCACGACGCAGAACCTCCGCGACATCATGACCCAGATCACGCTCAACACGATCCTGGCCGTGGGTATGACGTTCGTGATCCTCGTCGGCGGGATCGACCTCTCGGTCGGCTCGGTCATCGCGCTGTGCGCCGTCGTCTCCGGCACGGTCATCACGTCCGGCCTGCCGCCCGGTGCGGCCGTCGTGCTCGGAGTGGTGCTGAGCCTGGTGATCGGCGGCATCGTCGGCTTCGTCAACGGCTTCGTCACCGAGTTCTGGAAGGTGCCGTCGTTCATCATCACGCTCGGCATGTTGTACGTCGCTCGCGGAGCCGCACAGGAGTTCACCGACGGCCAGACCATCTACGACCTGCCGCCGGGTCTCACCAGGTTCGGCATCACCACGTTCGCCGGCCTGCCCGCCGTGTTCGTCGTCGCGCTGCTGCTCGTGGTCATCGCGTGGTTCGTGCTGTCCCGCACCGTCTTCGGTCGCATGGTCTACGCCATCGGCAACAACGAGGAGGCCGTGCGGCTGTCCGGCCACCGCACCAGCGTCGTGAAGGTCGTGTGCTTCGTGATCGGCGGCGCATCCGTCGGCATCGCCGCGATCATCTACCAGGCGCGCCTCGGCGTCGCCAGCCCGATCCTCGGCAACGGCTACGAGCTCAACGCGATCGCGGCCGTCGTCATCGGCGGCGCGAGCCTCACCGGTGGCCGGGGTTCAGTCGTCGGCACGCTGCTCGGTGCGTGCCTGCTCGGCGTGCTCACCAACGGCCTGCTGCTGATGGGCGTCTCCGACTTCCAGCGCACGATGATCACCGGCGGCGTCATCATCCTCGCCGTCGTGCTCGACGCGTACCGCCGCAACCTCTCCGTCCGCCTCTCCGCCACGTAG